From Rhizobium favelukesii, the proteins below share one genomic window:
- a CDS encoding D-alanyl-D-alanine carboxypeptidase family protein, whose protein sequence is MKKLLAAIMTATLVAMAPLTAMAGSASLILDARTGKVLSAENADVLNHPASLTKMMTIYMAFEAINRGKLSWNTPLVMSKYAASRPPTKLGVRAGDSVTVRDAILGMITKSANDAAAAMAEKLGGSESNFARMMTQKARQLGMTRTAFYNASGLPDGRQVTTARDMSTLAVALMRNFPSEYRLFSTASFTFRGRTIRGHNNLMYRYQGMDGIKTGYTNASGFNLVSAVKDGNRRVVGVVLGGRTARSRDAKMAGLLDKYLGRASTSGKLVASVNARQQVEVASAADDSDMPVPETTPRTNELSPKALGYLSDATVPMERPSALAEVANAGKSAGAPSASGDWQIQISAAPSDDAARALLAQAKAEGGPALKTASPFTEAVGNGANKIYRARFVGFQSREAATAACDALRQRSYDCMLLPDHG, encoded by the coding sequence ACCGGCAAGGTGCTCAGCGCCGAAAATGCCGACGTCCTGAACCACCCCGCTTCGCTGACGAAGATGATGACCATCTACATGGCTTTCGAGGCGATCAACCGCGGCAAGCTCAGCTGGAACACACCGCTCGTCATGTCGAAATACGCCGCCTCGCGTCCACCGACGAAGCTCGGCGTTCGCGCTGGTGATTCCGTTACGGTTCGCGACGCGATCCTCGGCATGATCACCAAGTCGGCCAACGATGCCGCTGCTGCCATGGCCGAAAAGCTCGGTGGTTCGGAAAGCAATTTTGCTCGCATGATGACGCAGAAGGCACGGCAGCTCGGCATGACCCGTACGGCCTTCTATAATGCGTCCGGCCTCCCGGATGGACGCCAGGTCACCACGGCGCGCGACATGTCCACGCTTGCCGTGGCGCTCATGCGGAATTTCCCAAGCGAGTATCGCCTGTTCTCGACAGCCAGCTTCACTTTCCGTGGGCGCACGATCCGAGGCCACAACAACCTGATGTACCGCTATCAGGGCATGGATGGCATCAAGACCGGTTACACCAACGCGTCCGGCTTCAACCTCGTCAGCGCCGTAAAAGACGGCAACCGCCGCGTCGTCGGTGTCGTGCTTGGCGGCCGCACGGCCCGCAGCCGCGACGCCAAGATGGCGGGTCTGCTCGACAAGTATCTCGGCCGTGCGTCAACCAGCGGCAAACTGGTTGCAAGCGTCAATGCGCGCCAGCAGGTGGAAGTCGCCTCGGCCGCCGATGACAGCGACATGCCGGTCCCCGAAACCACGCCGCGCACAAATGAACTCTCGCCAAAGGCGCTCGGCTATCTGAGCGATGCGACGGTTCCGATGGAGCGCCCGTCCGCTCTTGCCGAAGTAGCCAATGCCGGCAAGTCCGCCGGCGCGCCGTCTGCTTCCGGCGACTGGCAGATTCAGATCTCGGCGGCACCGAGCGATGATGCTGCTCGCGCTCTCCTTGCCCAGGCCAAGGCCGAGGGTGGTCCGGCCCTGAAAACCGCGTCGCCCTTTACCGAGGCTGTCGGCAATGGTGCCAACAAGATCTATCGCGCTCGCTTCGTCGGATTCCAGAGCCGCGAAGCTGCCACGGCAGCCTGCGATGCCCTGAGACAGCGCTCCTACGACTGCATGCTGCTGCCTGACCACGGCTGA
- a CDS encoding invasion associated locus B family protein, with product MGFRSLARPFVLTACIAAAATAPAFAQQQPAPAQPAPTPPAARATPGQTQPQAPGTVKSNHGAWSVVCDKPAGAATEQCALMQNVIAEDRPEVGLSVVVLKTADRKSKILRVLAPLGVLLPNGLGLNVDGKDIGRAYFVRCFADGCYAEVVLEDELLKTFRSGASATFIVFQTPEEGIGIPVDLKGFAEGYDALP from the coding sequence ATGGGTTTCCGTTCCCTCGCACGGCCGTTCGTGCTGACAGCGTGCATCGCGGCCGCAGCGACTGCTCCCGCTTTCGCCCAGCAGCAACCCGCGCCGGCACAACCTGCGCCAACGCCTCCGGCAGCGCGGGCAACGCCCGGCCAGACGCAGCCGCAGGCACCCGGCACCGTAAAGTCGAACCACGGCGCATGGTCGGTCGTGTGCGACAAGCCGGCGGGCGCCGCGACCGAGCAGTGCGCGTTGATGCAGAACGTCATTGCCGAAGACCGGCCGGAGGTCGGCCTCTCGGTCGTCGTGCTGAAGACCGCCGACCGCAAGTCGAAGATTCTGCGCGTTCTGGCCCCGCTCGGCGTGTTGCTGCCGAACGGCCTCGGCCTCAATGTCGACGGCAAGGACATCGGCCGCGCCTATTTCGTCCGCTGCTTTGCCGATGGCTGCTATGCCGAAGTCGTGCTCGAGGACGAACTGCTGAAGACCTTCCGCAGCGGCGCCAGCGCCACCTTCATCGTTTTCCAGACGCCTGAGGAAGGCATCGGCATCCCCGTCGATCTCAAGGGTTTTGCCGAAGGCTACGACGCCCTCCCCTGA
- a CDS encoding pyrophosphatase has translation MLNDLAEKFERASRTYADANGIARDADWFLLKLQEEIGELTQAWNRVSGRGRRKGRSDEQLARDLADEAADVLGHILLFAHRNDLDLAAAIKRKWLFQPERG, from the coding sequence ATGCTGAATGATCTCGCCGAAAAATTCGAGCGCGCTTCGCGCACCTATGCCGATGCCAATGGCATAGCGCGCGACGCCGACTGGTTTCTCCTGAAGCTTCAGGAGGAAATCGGCGAGCTCACCCAAGCCTGGAACCGCGTCAGCGGCAGAGGGCGTCGGAAAGGCAGGTCGGATGAGCAACTGGCGCGCGACCTCGCTGATGAAGCAGCCGATGTGCTCGGCCACATCCTGCTTTTTGCGCATAGAAACGATCTGGATCTCGCAGCGGCGATCAAGCGCAAATGGCTGTTCCAGCCAGAGCGGGGCTAG
- a CDS encoding GNAT family N-acetyltransferase encodes MSEIEIRPFVAADLDDVFSVILPIQREEFGIAITADDQPDLAVISDFYQSGKGQFWVAVRNGQVVGTLGLKDIGNNQTALRKMFVAADVRGREHNVAARLLAELVGHAENQGIKEIFLGTTDKFLAAHRFYEKNGFTEVPKGDLPRSFPLMAVDTKFYRRRIGTAES; translated from the coding sequence GTGAGCGAAATCGAGATCAGACCGTTCGTTGCCGCCGATCTCGATGATGTTTTCTCGGTGATCCTGCCGATCCAGCGCGAGGAATTCGGCATCGCGATCACGGCCGACGACCAGCCGGATCTCGCGGTTATTTCTGATTTCTATCAGTCCGGAAAGGGTCAGTTCTGGGTCGCCGTCCGTAACGGCCAGGTTGTCGGCACGCTTGGGCTGAAGGACATCGGCAACAACCAGACGGCGTTGCGCAAGATGTTTGTCGCGGCTGATGTGCGCGGTCGCGAGCATAACGTCGCGGCACGACTTCTGGCGGAACTGGTGGGACACGCAGAAAATCAGGGGATCAAGGAGATCTTCCTTGGAACGACGGACAAATTCCTCGCCGCGCATCGGTTCTACGAAAAGAACGGATTCACGGAGGTTCCCAAGGGCGATCTTCCGCGATCATTTCCGCTGATGGCCGTGGATACCAAATTCTACCGGCGCAGGATCGGCACGGCCGAAAGCTAG
- the tldD gene encoding metalloprotease TldD: MNTDLLTLFDADEAKMRSLVAEALSGADDGELYIEHAQAESLMFDNGRLKGGSFNTEQGFGLRAVAGEAVGYAHAGDLSVAALKRAADAVGAVTRGYAGSYAAAPQRTNKKLYSDENPIGTPTFEAKVKVLQDIDAYLRGKDDKVRQVTASVAASWQVVDILRADGHRVRDIRPMTRINISVIVGEGERQESGSYGSGGRVGFGDFIAEDSWQYGADEALRQALVNLEAIDAPAATMDVVLGSGWPGVMLHEAVGHGLEGDFNRKKTSAFAGLLGQMVAAPGVTVVDDGTIDNRRGSITIDDEGTPSAYNVLIENGKLVGYMQDRQNARLMGMKPTGNGRRQGYSHVPMPRMTNTYMLGGDKTPEEIISSVRKGIYAVSFGGGQVDITSGKFVFGCTEAYLIENGKIGAPIKGAMLIGNGPEAMKRVSMVGNDMKLDTGIGNCGKAGQWVPVGVGQPHLRMDQVTVGGTKA, translated from the coding sequence ATGAATACGGATCTCCTCACGCTTTTCGATGCCGACGAAGCGAAGATGCGCTCGCTCGTTGCCGAGGCGCTTTCGGGCGCGGACGACGGGGAGCTCTACATCGAACACGCCCAGGCGGAATCGCTGATGTTCGACAACGGGCGCCTGAAGGGCGGCAGCTTCAACACCGAGCAGGGCTTTGGCCTGCGTGCGGTTGCCGGCGAAGCGGTCGGCTATGCGCATGCGGGCGACCTCTCCGTTGCGGCCTTGAAGCGTGCAGCCGATGCAGTTGGCGCCGTCACCCGTGGCTATGCCGGCAGCTATGCAGCGGCTCCCCAGCGAACCAACAAGAAGCTCTACTCGGACGAGAACCCGATCGGTACGCCGACCTTCGAGGCGAAGGTCAAGGTGCTGCAGGATATCGACGCTTATTTACGCGGCAAGGACGACAAGGTGCGCCAGGTGACCGCATCGGTCGCCGCCAGCTGGCAGGTCGTCGACATTCTGCGCGCCGATGGTCACCGCGTTCGCGATATCCGGCCGATGACGCGCATCAATATCTCGGTCATCGTCGGTGAAGGCGAGCGCCAGGAGAGCGGCTCCTATGGCAGCGGCGGGCGTGTCGGCTTTGGCGATTTCATCGCCGAGGACAGCTGGCAGTACGGCGCCGACGAAGCGTTACGCCAGGCACTGGTGAACCTGGAGGCAATCGACGCGCCGGCCGCCACCATGGATGTCGTGCTCGGCTCCGGCTGGCCGGGGGTCATGCTGCACGAAGCCGTCGGCCACGGGCTCGAAGGCGATTTCAACCGAAAGAAGACCTCCGCCTTTGCCGGCCTGCTCGGCCAGATGGTCGCGGCACCCGGCGTGACCGTCGTCGACGACGGCACGATCGACAACCGCCGCGGCTCGATCACCATCGACGACGAAGGGACGCCTTCGGCCTACAATGTGCTGATCGAAAATGGCAAGCTTGTCGGCTACATGCAGGACCGACAGAATGCCCGTCTGATGGGCATGAAGCCAACTGGCAACGGCCGCCGTCAGGGCTATTCGCACGTTCCCATGCCTCGCATGACCAACACCTACATGCTCGGCGGCGACAAGACGCCGGAGGAAATTATCTCTTCCGTAAGGAAGGGCATCTATGCCGTCTCCTTCGGCGGCGGCCAGGTGGATATCACCTCCGGCAAGTTCGTGTTCGGCTGCACCGAGGCCTACCTGATCGAGAACGGCAAGATCGGCGCGCCGATCAAGGGCGCGATGCTGATCGGCAACGGCCCGGAGGCGATGAAGCGTGTTTCGATGGTCGGCAACGACATGAAACTCGACACCGGCATCGGCAATTGCGGCAAGGCCGGGCAATGGGTTCCCGTCGGCGTCGGCCAACCGCACCTGCGGATGGACCAGGTGACCGTGGGCGGCACGAAGGCCTAG